The proteins below are encoded in one region of Shewanella putrefaciens:
- the rfbB gene encoding dTDP-glucose 4,6-dehydratase produces the protein MRILVTGGAGFIGSALVRMLIEQTESVVLNFDKLTYASHPESLTGVAGSERYHFVQADICDRARLEQVLQQFQPDLVMHLAAESHVDRSIDGPAEFIQTNIVGTYTLLESCRSYYQTLGQAQQRHFRVHHISTDEVYGSLGKTGLFSETSAYDPSSPYSASKASADHLVRAWHRTYGLPIVITNCSNNYGPFQYPEKLIPLMVNNALLGKSLPVYGNGQQVRDWLYVDDHVKALFLVATEGQLGETYNIGGSYEYTNLAVVQRICDLLEELVPTHPQSLAMSGMGFRDLIQHVVDRPGHDVRYAIDASKIQRELGWQPLESFDSGLRKTVAWIVKQNGAWS, from the coding sequence ATGCGAATTCTTGTTACGGGTGGTGCGGGTTTTATTGGGTCGGCTTTGGTCCGTATGTTGATTGAACAAACGGAGTCAGTCGTGCTCAACTTCGATAAGCTGACCTATGCGAGCCATCCTGAATCTCTGACGGGTGTTGCTGGTAGTGAGCGCTATCATTTTGTGCAGGCAGATATTTGCGATAGGGCAAGGTTAGAGCAGGTGTTGCAGCAATTCCAACCCGATCTTGTGATGCATTTAGCGGCCGAAAGCCATGTGGACCGTTCGATAGATGGGCCCGCGGAGTTTATTCAAACCAATATCGTGGGAACTTACACACTGCTCGAGTCATGCCGTAGTTATTATCAAACTTTAGGGCAAGCACAACAGCGCCATTTTCGAGTGCACCATATTTCCACCGATGAGGTTTATGGTTCCCTTGGAAAGACGGGGCTATTTAGTGAAACCAGCGCCTATGATCCTAGTTCTCCTTATTCTGCCAGCAAGGCATCGGCGGACCATCTTGTTCGCGCCTGGCATCGTACCTATGGTTTACCGATAGTTATTACTAACTGCTCTAATAACTATGGCCCTTTTCAATACCCTGAAAAACTAATCCCTTTAATGGTGAACAATGCGTTATTGGGAAAATCACTGCCCGTTTACGGCAATGGCCAGCAGGTGCGGGATTGGTTGTATGTGGATGATCATGTTAAGGCCTTATTTTTAGTCGCCACTGAAGGGCAACTAGGGGAAACCTATAATATTGGTGGCTCATATGAATACACTAATCTTGCTGTGGTGCAGCGAATTTGCGATCTCTTAGAAGAGTTAGTGCCCACTCATCCGCAGTCTCTGGCAATGAGTGGCATGGGGTTTCGTGATTTAATACAACATGTTGTTGATCGTCCTGGCCATGATGTGCGCTACGCCATTGACGCGAGTAAAATTCAACGTGAATTAGGTTGGCAACCACTCGAATCCTTTGATTCAGGCCTGAGGAAGACGGTAGCTTGGATCGTTAAACAAAACGGTGCGTGGAGCTAG